A stretch of the Bradyrhizobium arachidis genome encodes the following:
- a CDS encoding Crp/Fnr family transcriptional regulator: protein MPQDRNGDPRQSSGNKLSVLRKHPIFADLEPDALDQLCRYAKHTTVKRGATIAAKGDPGNNLFAVVSGTVKISSSSPDGRNAILNLIGPGEIFGEIAVLDGAPRSADATANTNCELYIIDRRDFLPFVKSQPALAMKFIELLCARLRWTSQQVEQVILQNLPGRLASALLGLTEERKLDSGSGTLAITQQEISEMVGMTRESINKQLRAWAGRSWVRLEHGAIVVLDTDALRELAESGLEGE from the coding sequence GTGCCTCAGGACAGGAACGGCGATCCCCGACAATCGTCGGGCAACAAGCTATCGGTTCTGCGCAAGCACCCGATCTTCGCGGATCTGGAGCCGGACGCGCTCGATCAGCTCTGCCGCTATGCCAAGCACACCACCGTGAAGCGCGGCGCGACCATCGCGGCCAAGGGGGACCCCGGCAACAATTTGTTTGCGGTGGTCTCGGGTACGGTAAAGATATCCTCCTCTTCGCCCGACGGCAGGAATGCCATTCTCAATCTGATCGGTCCGGGAGAAATTTTTGGCGAGATCGCCGTCCTGGACGGTGCGCCGCGGTCGGCTGACGCGACCGCCAACACCAATTGTGAGCTCTACATCATCGACCGCCGTGACTTCCTGCCCTTCGTGAAGAGCCAGCCGGCGCTGGCGATGAAGTTCATCGAGCTGCTTTGCGCGCGCCTGCGCTGGACCAGCCAGCAGGTCGAGCAGGTGATCCTGCAAAATCTTCCGGGGCGGCTCGCAAGCGCGCTGCTCGGGCTGACCGAGGAGCGCAAGCTCGATTCCGGCAGCGGAACGCTCGCGATCACTCAGCAGGAGATCAGCGAGATGGTCGGCATGACGCGCGAGAGCATCAACAAGCAGCTCCGCGCATGGGCGGGCCGCAGTTGGGTGCGCCTCGAGCATGGCGCCATCGTCGTGCTCGACACCGATGCGCTGCGCGAACTCGCCGAGAGCGGCCTCGAAGGCGAGTGA
- a CDS encoding NAD(P)-dependent oxidoreductase, which yields MKVALSGASGNIGSLLRRELPRCGIELRSAGWKPSIAPQHESEDVMNGDLRDAAFVDRFLEGVDVLIHLAGTSIERPLPEIIENNLIGLHQVYEGARRKNVKRIVFASSNHAFGMHPVSAKLSPDAPFRPDGLYGLSKMWGEGLARMYWDKHGIEGISLRIGSCEPRPSNFRHLSTWLSHHDMVSLALSCIRAPAVGYLAVWGVSNNTRSYLSPLNCAEIGYSPRDNAEDFAAEIMNQPNPLDSIAQSYQGGAFVTLDFTPEQERPKAAQSFCATTT from the coding sequence ATGAAGGTCGCACTGTCCGGGGCAAGCGGAAACATTGGCAGCCTGCTGCGCCGTGAGTTGCCGAGGTGCGGCATCGAGCTGCGCTCTGCCGGCTGGAAGCCTTCGATTGCACCGCAGCACGAGAGCGAGGACGTCATGAACGGCGACCTCCGCGATGCTGCCTTCGTCGATCGCTTCCTCGAGGGCGTGGACGTCCTGATCCACCTTGCCGGAACGAGCATCGAGCGGCCCCTGCCGGAAATCATCGAGAACAACCTGATCGGCCTGCACCAAGTTTACGAAGGGGCGCGCCGCAAGAACGTCAAGCGTATCGTCTTCGCCAGTTCGAACCACGCCTTCGGCATGCACCCGGTGAGCGCAAAGCTCTCCCCCGATGCGCCATTTCGCCCCGATGGTCTTTACGGCCTGTCGAAAATGTGGGGCGAGGGACTGGCACGAATGTACTGGGACAAGCACGGAATCGAGGGAATCTCGCTCCGGATCGGCAGTTGCGAGCCCCGCCCCTCAAACTTCAGGCACCTGAGCACCTGGCTCAGTCATCACGATATGGTTTCCCTCGCGCTGTCCTGCATCAGGGCGCCGGCGGTCGGCTATCTCGCTGTTTGGGGCGTGTCCAACAACACGCGCAGCTACCTGTCCCCGCTGAATTGCGCCGAGATCGGCTATTCCCCGCGCGACAACGCCGAGGACTTCGCGGCGGAGATCATGAACCAGCCGAATCCGCTGGATTCCATTGCACAATCCTACCAAGGTGGTGCGTTTGTGACGCTTGACTTCACACCTGAACAGGAGCGCCCTAAGGCGGCCCAGAGCTTCTGCGCGACGACGACATAA
- a CDS encoding cytochrome c: protein MLQPVFRQILVALLLMSPALAATKAEQRGKAYARANCARCHAIDLKSQSPLKIAPPFRTLHQRYKIETLGEALAEGIYTGHADMPAFELSPDQIHDLLSYLKTLER from the coding sequence ATGCTGCAACCCGTCTTTCGCCAGATCTTGGTCGCGCTGCTCCTGATGTCGCCAGCGCTGGCCGCGACGAAGGCCGAGCAGCGCGGCAAGGCCTACGCGCGCGCCAATTGCGCGCGGTGCCACGCCATCGACCTGAAATCGCAAAGTCCGCTCAAGATCGCTCCGCCGTTCCGGACCCTGCATCAGCGCTACAAGATCGAGACCCTCGGCGAGGCCTTGGCCGAAGGCATCTATACCGGTCACGCCGACATGCCCGCCTTCGAGCTCAGCCCCGACCAGATCCACGATCTGCTGTCCTATCTCAAGACCCTGGAACGATAA
- a CDS encoding helix-turn-helix domain-containing protein has product MKPSVVTFEPNGNSCRDCSIRESSVCSALDAAELRQFEHLGRRVQFGPCETVFSEEDIATSYCNVLDGVMRLYKLLPDGRRQIVGFALPGDFLGMNISGRHNFSADAIGSVAVCQFAKAAFGRFIEDRPHLLRRINELAIRELTQAREHMVLLGRRSAEEKVATFLLSWRERLIPLNGPSNTVPLPMSRQDIADYLGLTIETVSRTFTKLERDGVIEIIHGGISLLDPARAEALAAA; this is encoded by the coding sequence ATGAAGCCTTCCGTGGTCACGTTTGAGCCGAACGGGAATTCCTGCAGGGACTGCTCGATACGCGAATCCAGCGTGTGCTCGGCGCTCGATGCGGCCGAGCTGCGCCAGTTCGAGCATTTGGGACGGCGCGTCCAGTTCGGTCCTTGCGAGACCGTCTTCTCCGAGGAGGACATCGCGACCTCCTACTGCAACGTGCTCGACGGGGTCATGCGGCTCTACAAGCTCTTGCCGGACGGTCGGCGGCAGATCGTCGGATTTGCGCTGCCCGGTGACTTCCTGGGGATGAATATCTCCGGCCGGCACAATTTTTCGGCCGACGCGATCGGTTCGGTCGCGGTTTGCCAGTTCGCCAAGGCGGCGTTCGGCCGCTTCATCGAGGACAGGCCGCATCTCCTGCGGCGCATCAACGAACTGGCGATTCGCGAATTGACCCAGGCGCGCGAACACATGGTCCTGCTAGGCCGCCGTTCGGCCGAGGAGAAGGTCGCGACCTTTCTCCTGAGCTGGCGCGAGCGGCTTATTCCGCTCAACGGGCCGTCGAACACGGTGCCGTTGCCGATGAGCCGGCAGGACATTGCGGATTATCTCGGCCTGACCATCGAAACGGTCAGCCGCACCTTTACCAAGCTGGAGCGCGACGGGGTGATCGAGATCATCCACGGCGGTATCAGCCTGCTCGATCCGGCGCGTGCGGAGGCCTTGGCAGCGGCCTGA
- a CDS encoding phage holin family protein — MNTENVVKQLRVLWRTEKIIADIRLRHLLIGFGLRAFAALIAAFGLLMLELAAYFALAEIWSAILAAAILGVVNFAIAALLFAISARSPSGRELELANEINGASIEALQIEARAMQAQFSGALHHPLNSLVPFLVPLITIIIRSLRKPAAEPQAAAAEPK; from the coding sequence GTGAATACCGAGAATGTCGTCAAGCAGCTGCGCGTGCTCTGGCGTACCGAGAAGATCATTGCCGACATCCGGCTGCGTCATCTGCTGATCGGTTTTGGACTGCGGGCCTTCGCCGCGCTGATCGCCGCCTTCGGCCTGTTGATGCTGGAACTGGCGGCCTATTTTGCGCTGGCCGAGATCTGGAGCGCGATCCTCGCCGCGGCGATCCTGGGTGTCGTCAATTTCGCCATTGCCGCGCTGCTGTTCGCGATCTCGGCGCGATCACCATCGGGGCGCGAGCTCGAGCTTGCCAATGAGATCAACGGCGCATCGATCGAAGCTTTGCAGATCGAGGCCCGTGCCATGCAGGCGCAGTTCTCCGGCGCGCTGCATCATCCGCTCAACAGCCTCGTGCCGTTCCTGGTGCCCTTGATCACAATCATCATCAGGAGCCTGAGGAAGCCGGCAGCGGAGCCGCAGGCGGCGGCCGCGGAGCCGAAGTGA
- a CDS encoding ABC transporter permease encodes MNSEPLLAATPSGDVLELRPAGSWIASNVAKLEALSQSVKSEIDGSKAVKLNMAGVSELDTLGAWLLEKLSRRVSAAGAQGDIVGIADNYSGLMEEVRQVNRHNPQAAPAPNPLLLRLSELGKATVGAREDVAVFLQMLGALFAAVVRVVSHPRSLRLTSLVYQLYRIGWQAIPIIVLITFLIGAIIAQQGFFHFRRFGAESYTVDMVGILVLRELGVLIVAIMVAGRSGSAYTAELGSMKMREEIDALSTMGLNPVDVLILPRVAALVIALPILTFIGSIAALYGGGLVAQFYGDMGPAIYMARLHEAISVTHFQVGILKAPFMALVIGIVACSEGLRVKGSAESLGKQTTTSVVKSIFLVIVLDGLFAIFFASIGM; translated from the coding sequence GTGAACTCCGAACCCCTGCTGGCGGCCACGCCCTCCGGCGACGTGCTCGAACTGCGCCCGGCCGGCTCGTGGATCGCCTCGAACGTCGCAAAGCTCGAAGCGCTCTCCCAATCGGTCAAATCAGAGATCGACGGGTCGAAAGCCGTCAAGTTGAACATGGCCGGCGTGAGCGAGCTCGACACGCTCGGCGCATGGCTGCTGGAAAAGCTGTCGCGACGGGTGAGTGCAGCCGGCGCGCAAGGCGATATCGTCGGCATCGCCGACAATTACAGCGGCCTGATGGAGGAGGTTCGTCAGGTCAATCGCCACAATCCGCAAGCAGCACCTGCGCCCAATCCGCTTCTCCTCCGGCTAAGCGAGCTCGGCAAGGCGACGGTCGGAGCGCGCGAGGATGTCGCGGTGTTCCTGCAGATGCTGGGAGCACTGTTCGCAGCGGTTGTCCGCGTTGTCAGTCATCCGCGTTCGCTGCGGCTGACATCGCTGGTCTACCAGCTCTACCGGATCGGCTGGCAGGCCATTCCGATCATTGTGCTCATCACCTTCCTGATCGGCGCCATCATCGCGCAGCAAGGCTTTTTCCACTTTCGCAGGTTCGGCGCCGAGTCCTACACGGTCGACATGGTCGGCATCTTGGTTCTGCGCGAGCTTGGCGTCCTGATCGTCGCCATCATGGTCGCGGGTCGCTCGGGCAGCGCCTATACGGCCGAGCTCGGCTCGATGAAGATGCGCGAGGAGATCGATGCGCTTTCGACCATGGGGCTCAACCCGGTCGACGTGCTGATCCTGCCACGCGTCGCGGCGCTCGTCATTGCGCTGCCGATCCTGACTTTCATCGGCTCGATTGCTGCACTCTATGGCGGCGGGCTGGTGGCGCAGTTCTACGGCGACATGGGACCGGCGATCTACATGGCGCGGCTGCACGAGGCGATTTCGGTCACCCATTTCCAGGTCGGCATCCTCAAGGCGCCGTTCATGGCGCTGGTGATCGGGATCGTCGCCTGTAGCGAAGGCTTGCGGGTCAAGGGCAGCGCGGAATCGCTCGGCAAGCAGACGACGACGTCGGTGGTGAAGTCGATCTTCCTCGTCATCGTGCTCGACGGCTTGTTCGCGATCTTCTTCGCCTCGATCGGAATGTGA
- a CDS encoding ABC transporter ATP-binding protein, whose translation MADAQFFAIRVRDLVVGFGRQIVIDRLSLDVIRGEILGLVGASGGGKSVLMRTIIGLIPRRSGEIEVMGQPIGGTHDHGTQSAATKWGILFQQGALFSSLTVRQNVQFPLRENLVLSQELMDEIAIAKLEMVGLRAQDGDKYPAELSGGMTKRVALARALALDPPILFLDEPTSGLDPIAAGDFDALIKTLQKTLGLTVFMVTHDLASLTTVCDRVAALADGKIVAIGPMRELLLSEHPWVRAYFHGKRSQMLQPQMR comes from the coding sequence ATGGCGGATGCTCAGTTTTTCGCGATCCGCGTTCGCGACCTCGTCGTCGGCTTCGGCCGGCAGATCGTGATCGACCGCCTGTCGCTCGATGTCATCAGAGGTGAGATCCTGGGGCTGGTCGGTGCTTCCGGCGGCGGAAAATCGGTGCTGATGCGCACCATCATCGGCCTCATTCCGCGCCGAAGCGGCGAGATCGAGGTGATGGGCCAGCCGATCGGCGGCACGCACGACCACGGCACCCAGAGCGCTGCCACGAAGTGGGGCATCCTGTTTCAGCAGGGGGCGTTGTTCTCCTCGCTGACCGTCAGGCAGAACGTGCAGTTTCCGCTGCGCGAAAATCTCGTGCTGTCTCAGGAGCTGATGGACGAGATTGCGATCGCCAAGCTCGAAATGGTCGGCCTGCGCGCGCAAGACGGCGACAAATATCCGGCAGAACTGTCCGGCGGCATGACCAAGCGCGTGGCGCTGGCCCGCGCGCTCGCGCTCGATCCGCCAATTCTATTCCTAGACGAGCCGACCTCTGGCCTCGATCCGATCGCGGCCGGCGATTTCGACGCGCTGATCAAGACGCTTCAGAAGACGCTGGGACTCACCGTGTTCATGGTCACCCATGATCTGGCCAGCCTCACCACCGTCTGCGACCGGGTCGCCGCGCTCGCCGACGGCAAGATCGTCGCGATCGGGCCGATGCGCGAGCTGCTTCTTTCAGAGCATCCCTGGGTGCGGGCCTATTTCCACGGCAAGCGCTCCCAGATGCTGCAACCCCAGATGAGATGA
- a CDS encoding ABC-type transport auxiliary lipoprotein family protein, with the protein METRAPYVLIGAFVMAAILAVFGFVYWLNNAGGIGPRTSYHVQFQGPVPGLLVGAGVLFNGIRVGEVTELGLAQDNPRFVNATISVASTTPVRTDTKVGLEFQGLTGVPVVTLEGGMIVAKPSEMPTLIADPGAGQSMTQAARDALRRVDSVLEENSGPLKDTIANLRTFSDGLARNTGKLDGIVAGLEKMTGGGTPAQKITFDLRAPDKLGPAGKTLSEPLAIPEPTAVAMLQTQRMLFSPVKDYPGFAEFMWADSIPKLLQARLIDSFENYDIAHAPLRAADVGQAGNQLLIDVRRFHIAAEGEPQVEIALSARIVDKTGKVIASRLVEASEKLDKIEPAAAVAAFNTAFGRIAKELVGWTVEAV; encoded by the coding sequence ATGGAAACCCGCGCTCCTTATGTGCTGATCGGCGCCTTCGTGATGGCCGCGATCCTTGCGGTCTTCGGCTTCGTCTACTGGCTCAACAATGCCGGCGGCATCGGACCGCGCACCAGCTACCATGTTCAATTCCAGGGACCGGTGCCCGGGCTTCTGGTCGGCGCCGGCGTACTGTTCAACGGCATCCGGGTCGGCGAGGTCACCGAGCTTGGGCTGGCGCAGGACAATCCGCGCTTCGTCAACGCGACCATCTCGGTTGCGTCAACCACGCCGGTGCGGACCGACACCAAGGTCGGCCTGGAATTTCAGGGCCTGACCGGCGTACCCGTAGTGACGCTCGAAGGCGGCATGATCGTCGCAAAGCCCAGTGAGATGCCGACGCTGATCGCCGATCCCGGTGCAGGCCAGAGCATGACGCAAGCCGCGCGCGATGCGCTGCGCCGGGTCGATTCGGTGCTGGAGGAGAATTCAGGCCCGCTGAAGGACACCATCGCCAATCTCAGGACGTTTTCCGACGGGCTGGCGCGCAACACCGGCAAGCTCGACGGCATCGTCGCGGGGCTCGAGAAGATGACCGGCGGCGGCACGCCCGCGCAGAAGATCACTTTCGATCTCCGTGCTCCCGACAAGCTCGGTCCGGCCGGCAAGACCTTGTCCGAGCCGTTGGCGATTCCTGAGCCGACCGCAGTCGCGATGCTGCAGACGCAGCGCATGCTGTTCTCGCCGGTCAAGGACTATCCAGGCTTCGCCGAATTCATGTGGGCCGACAGCATTCCAAAATTGTTGCAGGCACGGTTGATCGACAGTTTTGAGAACTACGACATCGCGCACGCGCCGCTGCGTGCGGCCGATGTCGGCCAGGCCGGCAATCAGTTGCTGATCGATGTCAGGCGCTTCCACATCGCGGCGGAGGGCGAGCCGCAGGTCGAGATCGCATTGTCGGCCCGGATCGTCGACAAGACCGGCAAGGTGATTGCCTCGCGCCTGGTGGAGGCCAGCGAAAAGCTCGACAAGATCGAGCCGGCGGCGGCGGTTGCGGCGTTCAACACGGCTTTTGGCCGGATCGCGAAGGAGCTGGTCGGCTGGACGGTTGAGGCCGTGTAA
- a CDS encoding cyclase family protein: MPRKLIDISVPLQNDVPADPPGNHPTIQYIDHQQGLPRMLQFFDGLKAADLPDGQGWAVEQVSLSTHNGTHLDAPWHFHPTMNRGERAWTIDEVPLEWCLQPGVKLDFRHLPDGYVATPEDVEKELKRIGHTLSPLEIVVVNTSAGAKFGRPDYVNSGCGMGYDATMYLLERGVRLTGTDGWSWDAPFVFTAKKYAETRDASLIWEGHKAGRHIGYCHLEKLHNLDKLPSTGFTVSCFPVKIERASAGWTRAVAIIDD; encoded by the coding sequence ATGCCGCGGAAGCTGATCGACATCTCCGTGCCGTTGCAGAATGACGTGCCGGCCGATCCGCCTGGCAACCACCCGACGATCCAGTACATCGATCATCAGCAGGGACTGCCGCGCATGCTGCAGTTCTTCGATGGGCTGAAAGCTGCGGACTTGCCGGATGGACAAGGCTGGGCCGTCGAGCAGGTCTCGCTGTCGACGCACAACGGCACGCATCTCGATGCGCCCTGGCACTTTCATCCCACCATGAATCGCGGCGAGCGCGCCTGGACCATCGACGAGGTGCCGCTGGAATGGTGCCTGCAGCCGGGCGTCAAGCTCGACTTCCGCCACCTGCCCGACGGCTATGTGGCGACACCTGAGGATGTCGAGAAGGAGCTGAAGCGGATCGGGCACACACTGTCGCCGCTGGAGATCGTCGTGGTCAATACCAGCGCGGGGGCCAAGTTCGGCCGGCCTGACTATGTCAATTCAGGTTGCGGCATGGGCTACGATGCCACGATGTATCTGCTCGAACGCGGCGTGCGGCTCACCGGCACCGACGGCTGGAGCTGGGACGCGCCCTTCGTCTTCACCGCGAAGAAATACGCCGAGACCAGGGATGCAAGCCTGATCTGGGAAGGCCACAAGGCCGGACGCCACATCGGCTATTGCCATCTCGAGAAGCTGCACAATCTCGACAAGCTGCCATCGACGGGATTCACCGTCTCGTGTTTTCCGGTCAAGATCGAGCGGGCATCGGCGGGCTGGACCCGCGCGGTCGCCATCATCGACGACTGA
- a CDS encoding ABC transporter substrate-binding protein, whose amino-acid sequence MRRRKFIALSVGAAASWSLASCAQQAAGMRRVAFLHPYLENDNEVMTRVIAFREGLEALGWIENRNIRVEHRYSGGDLVRIRAHATELVHSAPDLIVGSGTPITAALKEATSTIPIVFNLVNDPVGQGFVASLSRPGGNITGFTFIDFLMIGKWMEMIKEIAPGVRRVALIFNPDTTPFYPAFLRELEAARTSLALELSATPVHDEAEVEAAITALAHEPDGGLIAAPDAFINNHRRAVITLTERYRLPAIYGFRQFVAEGALISYGPNTADIVRRSAGYVDRVLKGEGPADLPVQAPTKYELVINLKTAKALGIAPAPVLLARADGVIQ is encoded by the coding sequence ATGCGACGACGCAAGTTCATTGCACTTTCAGTGGGCGCGGCCGCTAGCTGGTCGTTGGCGTCGTGCGCGCAGCAAGCGGCGGGCATGCGTCGTGTTGCTTTCCTCCATCCATACCTTGAGAACGATAACGAAGTGATGACCCGCGTCATTGCGTTTCGGGAGGGGCTCGAGGCGCTCGGGTGGATCGAGAACCGCAATATCCGAGTTGAGCATCGATATTCCGGCGGAGATCTGGTCCGAATCCGAGCCCACGCGACGGAGCTGGTGCATTCGGCGCCGGACCTCATCGTCGGAAGCGGGACGCCAATCACCGCAGCACTGAAAGAGGCAACCAGCACCATTCCGATCGTATTCAACCTCGTCAACGATCCGGTCGGACAGGGTTTCGTGGCCAGCCTTTCGCGGCCGGGCGGCAACATCACCGGCTTCACCTTCATCGACTTCCTGATGATCGGGAAATGGATGGAGATGATTAAGGAGATTGCTCCCGGGGTCAGACGTGTAGCGCTCATCTTCAATCCCGACACGACGCCTTTTTACCCGGCATTCCTGCGCGAACTCGAAGCGGCCCGCACATCGCTCGCCCTCGAGCTCTCCGCAACTCCTGTGCACGACGAGGCGGAGGTCGAGGCAGCCATCACGGCGCTCGCACACGAGCCTGACGGCGGTCTGATCGCCGCACCGGACGCATTCATCAACAATCACCGCCGGGCGGTCATTACATTGACGGAACGATATCGACTTCCTGCGATATACGGCTTCCGGCAGTTCGTTGCGGAAGGGGCACTGATCTCCTATGGACCGAATACTGCCGATATAGTCCGACGCTCGGCTGGGTACGTCGATCGTGTCCTCAAAGGTGAAGGACCGGCCGACCTTCCGGTGCAGGCACCGACGAAATACGAGTTAGTCATCAATCTGAAAACTGCGAAAGCGCTTGGCATTGCACCAGCTCCTGTGCTGCTCGCCCGCGCCGACGGGGTGATCCAATAG
- a CDS encoding TRAP transporter substrate-binding protein yields the protein MKTLTGIIAAAALAITAPLASARDFRSADVHPADYPTVEAVKSMGKELAAASGGKLGVKVFPNGALGSEKDTIEQLKIGALDMMRINASPLNNFVPETITLCLPFIFRDTKHMRTVLDGPIGDEILAAMEPAGLIGLAYYDSGARSIYTVKAPVKSLADLKGLKIRVQQSDLWVGMIQSLGANPTPMPYGEVYTALKTGLVDAAENNWPSYESSRHFEAAKFYNITEHSLAPEVLVMSKKVWDTLSKEDQAAIRKAAKDSVPVMRKLWDEREQASRKTVEAAGVQVITIANKAEFVDAMKPVYAKFAADEKLQSLVKRIQDTK from the coding sequence ATGAAGACACTAACCGGTATCATCGCAGCCGCGGCACTGGCGATTACAGCGCCCTTGGCGAGCGCACGCGATTTCCGCTCTGCCGATGTGCACCCCGCCGATTATCCGACGGTCGAGGCCGTCAAGTCGATGGGCAAGGAGCTCGCGGCGGCGAGCGGCGGCAAGCTCGGTGTGAAGGTGTTTCCCAATGGAGCCTTGGGCTCCGAGAAGGACACCATCGAGCAACTGAAGATCGGCGCGCTCGACATGATGCGGATCAACGCATCCCCGCTGAACAACTTCGTGCCGGAAACCATCACGTTGTGCCTGCCCTTCATCTTCCGGGACACGAAGCACATGCGTACGGTCCTCGACGGGCCGATCGGCGATGAGATCCTGGCCGCCATGGAGCCCGCCGGATTGATCGGCCTCGCCTATTACGACAGCGGCGCCCGGTCCATTTACACCGTCAAGGCACCGGTCAAGTCGCTCGCGGACCTCAAGGGCCTGAAGATCCGCGTCCAGCAGTCCGACCTGTGGGTCGGGATGATCCAGAGCCTCGGGGCCAACCCGACGCCGATGCCCTATGGCGAGGTCTATACCGCTCTCAAGACGGGTCTCGTGGACGCCGCCGAGAACAACTGGCCGTCCTACGAGTCGTCGCGCCATTTCGAGGCAGCCAAATTCTACAACATCACGGAGCACTCCCTGGCGCCCGAAGTTTTGGTGATGTCCAAGAAGGTCTGGGACACGCTGAGCAAGGAAGACCAGGCGGCGATCCGCAAGGCGGCGAAGGACTCGGTGCCCGTCATGCGCAAGCTCTGGGACGAGCGTGAGCAGGCCTCCCGCAAGACCGTCGAGGCGGCCGGCGTTCAGGTCATCACGATCGCCAACAAGGCGGAGTTCGTCGATGCGATGAAGCCGGTCTACGCGAAGTTTGCCGCTGACGAAAAGCTGCAGAGCCTCGTCAAGCGTATCCAGGACACGAAGTAA
- a CDS encoding MbeB family mobilization protein, which translates to MFDTGRISDELKALKIDLSSLLNTGEEMLDGSKERAEALAEQIKAALAELGETVSEEQEQLEGLVAERPIASLASAFALGVVVGFMLRRH; encoded by the coding sequence ATGTTCGACACCGGCAGGATCAGTGACGAGCTGAAGGCGCTGAAGATCGACCTCTCCAGCCTGCTGAACACCGGCGAAGAGATGCTGGATGGCTCGAAGGAGCGCGCCGAGGCGCTGGCCGAGCAGATCAAGGCCGCGCTCGCCGAACTCGGCGAGACCGTCAGCGAAGAGCAGGAGCAGCTCGAGGGGCTCGTAGCCGAACGCCCGATCGCCTCCCTTGCATCAGCCTTCGCGCTCGGCGTCGTCGTCGGCTTCATGCTGAGGAGGCACTAG
- a CDS encoding IS110 family transposase produces MQSISTIGLDIAKSVFQVHGVDAAGQVVLRRQLRRRHILAFFQKLPPCLVGIEACASSHHWSRELQALGHTVRLMPPAYVKPYVKRQKNDSTDAEAICEAVTRPNMRFVPTKTVEQQSCLMLHRARHLFIRQQTAVINSIRAYLAEFGIVAPVGRRGVEQLLEVVADTADHRLPEVARACLAALGIQLRALKAQILEFDRRINAWHRSNATSKRLDAIPGVGPALATALVASIADPTAFRSGRDFSAWVGLVPKQNSSGGKDKLGSISKRGDRYLRSLFTAGALAVIRYAKIQGTDHRPWLTRLLTRRPTKVAAIALANKLARMAWAMMARNERYNEPAALAA; encoded by the coding sequence ATGCAATCAATTTCGACGATCGGTCTGGATATCGCGAAGTCAGTCTTCCAAGTGCACGGCGTTGATGCAGCCGGCCAGGTGGTCCTACGCCGTCAGTTGAGGCGCCGGCACATCCTGGCATTTTTCCAGAAGCTGCCGCCCTGCCTGGTGGGCATCGAGGCTTGCGCGTCATCGCACCATTGGTCCCGCGAACTGCAGGCGTTGGGGCATACGGTGCGATTGATGCCTCCGGCCTATGTGAAGCCCTACGTCAAGCGGCAGAAGAACGACAGCACCGACGCGGAGGCAATTTGCGAGGCGGTCACGAGACCCAACATGCGGTTCGTGCCGACCAAGACGGTCGAGCAACAGAGCTGTCTGATGCTTCACCGGGCGCGCCACCTCTTCATCCGCCAGCAGACAGCCGTGATCAACTCAATCCGCGCCTATCTCGCCGAGTTCGGGATTGTCGCCCCTGTCGGGCGCAGGGGTGTCGAGCAACTGCTGGAAGTCGTCGCCGATACAGCCGACCATCGGCTCCCCGAGGTAGCCCGTGCATGTCTTGCTGCTCTCGGCATTCAATTGCGCGCGCTAAAGGCTCAAATCCTGGAGTTCGACCGACGCATCAACGCCTGGCATCGATCAAATGCGACGAGCAAACGGCTAGACGCGATCCCCGGCGTCGGGCCGGCGTTGGCCACAGCTTTGGTGGCCAGCATTGCGGATCCCACGGCTTTTCGATCAGGACGAGACTTCTCGGCCTGGGTTGGGCTCGTGCCGAAGCAGAACTCGAGCGGAGGCAAGGACAAGCTTGGCAGTATCAGCAAACGAGGGGATCGCTATTTACGCAGCCTTTTCACGGCTGGCGCGCTCGCCGTGATCCGCTATGCCAAGATCCAAGGCACCGATCACCGGCCCTGGCTCACTCGATTGTTGACCCGGCGCCCCACCAAGGTCGCGGCCATCGCACTCGCTAACAAACTCGCCAGAATGGCCTGGGCGATGATGGCCAGAAACGAACGTTACAATGAACCCGCCGCTCTCGCGGCGTGA